The genomic segment TTTATGATCAAAAAGCAGCCCTTCTTATTCGGGCTGCTTTAAATGTTCTTGAATAAATTTTTCACGGCAATCCCAACTACAAAAATAAAAAGTCTCTGTTCCTCGTGAAAGTTGATAGCCATGATGCTTCTCAATAAATTTTCCACATACCGGATCTTCAACCATTTCTATAGGAACATCAGACTGCTGCTCCAAACCTGACTCTCGATCTGTCTGTTCAGAATGAATCTGATTTTCCTCTTTTTCTTGAAGCTGTCTCTGATGTTGAAGAAGTCTGGCTGTCCTAAGCATTCTCGAAAACATCCACCAAATTACAATCATCCATAAAAAATTACTAAGT from the Defluviitalea raffinosedens genome contains:
- a CDS encoding YHS domain-containing protein, which encodes METLSNFLWMIVIWWMFSRMLRTARLLQHQRQLQEKEENQIHSEQTDRESGLEQQSDVPIEMVEDPVCGKFIEKHHGYQLSRGTETFYFCSWDCREKFIQEHLKQPE